One window from the genome of Variovorax sp. PAMC26660 encodes:
- a CDS encoding helix-turn-helix domain-containing protein codes for MSADDNKGSAQVLRALRMVTCLAAEPLRGLSNKDLAEALHVPPSYITRTAESLVEAGWVMKDETTGRFRIAREAARVGIKTMAALDQHEKQLAEVRRNFTITD; via the coding sequence ATGAGCGCGGATGACAACAAGGGCAGCGCCCAGGTGCTTCGCGCGTTGCGCATGGTCACCTGCCTTGCCGCCGAGCCGCTGCGCGGCCTCTCCAACAAGGATTTGGCAGAGGCGTTGCACGTCCCCCCCAGCTACATCACCCGCACCGCTGAATCGCTCGTCGAGGCGGGCTGGGTGATGAAGGACGAAACCACCGGGCGCTTTCGCATCGCCCGCGAAGCAGCCCGCGTGGGCATCAAGACGATGGCCGCCCTGGACCAGCACGAGAAGCAGCTGGCCGAGGTGCGCCGCAATTTCACGATCACCGACTAA